One genomic region from Rothia dentocariosa ATCC 17931 encodes:
- a CDS encoding DUF6541 family protein, whose amino-acid sequence MKVPQRFRVGFAPLLSIAVISLAAIVTGKVGIHWGVIPLLVFMVVLVGILWGAYYLLGKRLEVPQPFSLKGVSLGWPLAGAIVGGALLSHTTRDMVYGPEAFSQSLDNSFHLNAIQWIEDHGDASSLTLGALADTHHSPVFYPAGWHDLVYLVYSTCGVSIPTATIVTILVTVGFIWSFSFIALALSIPKVSQLQALAIPAVTCGFFAYPGLLLRWGVLYPNLIGYAVMPAAIALIILTVRAVVKGRYQKLWTLIPTLLLGLIGCALAHPNALVSVAVFVVPFLLAMIGKVVRTYRKSRQTAIAGGIILAALATCVAVWYMIRPGEFASNTWTSVMSEGEAVYQFLFFGLENANQLGDKFEPSYIMAFLTLWGAGYLIYKRRNLWIITSWILVGYLWVISASVERGPFRMLMVSPWYTDHFRLATLVVLPGVILSGIGLGAIVQSVLKFVLARLPRVNDTRYTQVLLVASAVIVLVAAGFTSRTQAVHDATLAVSKEYRIEPSSVIVSSDEMNVIEHIPDYVPQGDIIANNPWDGSPYIYSLVHRNLTGYHFDFKTDEKYRPIYKHLKDAKTDPEVCKVVNENNVHWYVHFKNPLNFGPDAQNLYDGMSDAVENGVLTPVYTSGEMGLYRISACDS is encoded by the coding sequence TTGAAAGTACCTCAACGTTTTCGCGTTGGATTTGCTCCGCTTCTTTCTATAGCGGTGATTAGCCTTGCCGCAATTGTGACGGGCAAAGTTGGTATACATTGGGGTGTAATCCCTCTCCTCGTCTTTATGGTTGTTCTGGTGGGCATCTTATGGGGAGCATATTATTTACTTGGAAAGCGATTAGAAGTTCCGCAACCCTTCTCCCTCAAAGGTGTATCTTTAGGCTGGCCCTTAGCAGGAGCTATAGTAGGCGGAGCTCTGTTGTCACACACTACCCGAGATATGGTGTATGGCCCGGAGGCATTTTCCCAGAGCCTTGACAACTCATTCCATCTTAATGCTATTCAATGGATTGAGGATCATGGCGATGCTTCAAGTCTGACGCTTGGTGCTTTAGCCGATACTCATCATTCTCCTGTTTTCTACCCAGCTGGGTGGCATGATCTTGTATACCTGGTGTACAGCACCTGTGGGGTAAGTATTCCAACAGCAACTATTGTGACTATCTTGGTTACGGTTGGGTTTATCTGGAGCTTTTCTTTTATCGCACTTGCTTTAAGCATTCCGAAGGTATCGCAGCTTCAGGCATTAGCAATTCCGGCTGTTACGTGTGGTTTTTTCGCGTATCCTGGATTGTTGCTGCGCTGGGGAGTTCTTTACCCAAACCTTATTGGGTATGCGGTTATGCCTGCTGCAATTGCCCTCATAATTTTGACCGTGCGCGCTGTTGTTAAAGGTCGGTATCAGAAGCTCTGGACTTTAATTCCTACACTACTCTTAGGTTTGATAGGTTGTGCTTTGGCGCATCCAAACGCTCTTGTGAGTGTTGCTGTGTTCGTGGTTCCTTTCTTGCTTGCCATGATTGGAAAGGTTGTGCGTACCTACCGCAAATCCCGACAAACAGCTATTGCAGGCGGAATAATACTTGCAGCTTTAGCTACCTGTGTAGCAGTTTGGTATATGATTCGCCCCGGTGAGTTCGCTAGTAATACCTGGACTTCCGTGATGTCTGAGGGTGAGGCAGTTTATCAGTTCTTATTCTTTGGACTGGAGAATGCAAACCAGTTAGGCGATAAGTTTGAGCCTAGCTACATTATGGCGTTTTTGACCCTCTGGGGGGCAGGATATCTTATCTATAAACGCAGGAATTTATGGATTATCACAAGTTGGATACTTGTAGGGTATTTATGGGTAATTTCTGCAAGCGTTGAACGAGGTCCATTCCGTATGCTCATGGTTAGCCCGTGGTATACCGATCACTTCCGGTTGGCGACTCTTGTAGTCCTTCCCGGTGTCATCCTTTCAGGTATAGGCCTTGGTGCTATTGTTCAGAGTGTACTTAAATTTGTTTTGGCTCGTTTGCCCCGTGTGAACGATACACGTTATACGCAGGTATTACTTGTTGCGAGCGCCGTGATTGTGTTGGTAGCGGCAGGTTTTACTTCACGCACTCAGGCGGTACATGACGCCACACTTGCGGTATCAAAGGAATACCGGATAGAGCCTTCGTCAGTCATAGTGTCCTCTGATGAAATGAACGTTATTGAGCATATTCCAGACTACGTGCCTCAAGGGGATATTATTGCTAATAACCCGTGGGATGGCAGCCCATACATATATTCGCTGGTGCATCGTAACTTGACGGGATACCACTTCGATTTCAAGACAGACGAAAAGTATCGCCCAATCTATAAGCACCTGAAAGATGCTAAAACTGATCCTGAAGTCTGCAAAGTGGTTAATGAAAATAACGTGCACTGGTACGTCCACTTCAAGAACCCGCTCAATTTCGGTCCAGATGCTCAGAATCTTTACGATGGTATGTCTGATGCCGTTGAAAATGGTGTTCTTACTCCTGTGTATACATCAGGTGAGATGGGGCTATATCGTATCTCTGCATGCGACTCCTGA
- a CDS encoding flavin reductase family protein, with the protein MAEPLESETSELFKQAFGHHPAGVAVITATDDAGEPAGFTASSLTSVAAEPAIVAFSLKADSGSAGKIAAAPSFLIHMLDAENVQLAKNFATHGYPRFADKSSWEFLSSGEPLVHGVRRVLRATPLSRVEAGPALVFTARVEEFIRHDLGGTPLVYHSRSFHALGKHSNVDYAI; encoded by the coding sequence ATGGCTGAGCCTCTAGAATCAGAAACATCAGAGCTTTTCAAGCAAGCATTCGGACATCATCCTGCCGGAGTTGCCGTTATTACCGCCACCGATGATGCTGGCGAACCTGCGGGTTTTACCGCATCCTCACTCACCTCGGTCGCCGCCGAACCCGCGATTGTAGCGTTCTCGCTCAAGGCAGACAGCGGATCTGCCGGTAAGATCGCGGCCGCTCCCTCATTCCTCATCCACATGCTCGACGCCGAGAATGTGCAGCTCGCCAAGAATTTTGCCACCCACGGCTACCCCCGTTTTGCGGATAAGTCTTCATGGGAGTTCCTCTCCAGCGGCGAGCCGCTCGTGCACGGGGTGCGGCGCGTGCTGCGTGCCACCCCGCTCAGCCGTGTAGAGGCTGGCCCCGCTCTCGTATTCACCGCCAGGGTTGAGGAGTTTATTCGTCACGATTTGGGCGGCACTCCCCTGGTTTATCATTCGCGTTCTTTCCATGCGCTTGGCAAGCATTCCAACGTAGACTACGCCATCTAG
- the argE gene encoding acetylornithine deacetylase: protein MSTEDPAQSAAHAGGTTSDIPVEPQSLEWMRRLVAIPSISGTSNLGVIELIEAEFARYGYTGQRTYNADQTRANLWVTVPAADGSTEGGIVISGHTDVVPVEGQTWDSDPFTLRVEGSRAYGRGVCDMKGFLGVALWLLPQVARAQLRVPLHFAFSYDEEIGCVGAPTMLEDVVNRNIRPQFAIVGEPSSMRVISAHKGAHRGRVEITGTAKHASLAPHGVSAVNAAGEFITFFSRLADTWQSEGPFDDAFMVPYATGGVNFVRGGLQYNIVAEYAELEYDLRTLPSMTTESVVELIEDELFDKILPNLKARAQKAEELSGAHSGVLQERVQIKHELLAAVPGLGTADDAPIIALMNELLGTNEAPEKVTYGTEAGQFQRADIESVVCGPGDIAQAHSANEWIELEQVRECERFFEAILRWASQ from the coding sequence GTGAGCACCGAGGACCCCGCCCAGAGCGCAGCGCACGCCGGCGGCACAACATCAGACATCCCCGTAGAGCCTCAGTCCTTGGAGTGGATGCGCCGCTTAGTTGCCATTCCCAGCATCTCGGGCACCTCGAATCTGGGCGTTATCGAGCTTATTGAGGCGGAATTCGCGCGCTACGGGTACACCGGTCAGCGCACCTATAACGCAGATCAGACCCGCGCGAACCTGTGGGTTACCGTGCCCGCAGCTGATGGCTCAACCGAGGGCGGCATCGTGATTTCCGGCCACACCGATGTGGTTCCGGTCGAAGGGCAAACTTGGGATTCCGATCCGTTCACGCTGCGGGTTGAGGGTTCGCGCGCCTACGGGCGTGGCGTATGCGATATGAAAGGCTTTCTGGGTGTGGCACTGTGGCTTTTGCCGCAGGTCGCGCGGGCGCAGCTGAGGGTTCCGCTGCATTTCGCGTTCTCCTACGACGAGGAAATCGGGTGCGTGGGTGCCCCCACCATGCTTGAAGATGTTGTGAACCGCAATATCAGACCTCAGTTCGCGATCGTGGGTGAGCCGTCAAGTATGCGCGTAATTTCTGCGCATAAGGGGGCGCATCGTGGTCGCGTGGAGATCACCGGCACGGCGAAGCACGCATCGTTGGCGCCGCACGGCGTGAGCGCGGTCAATGCCGCTGGCGAGTTCATTACTTTCTTCTCTCGTCTTGCCGACACGTGGCAGTCTGAGGGGCCTTTTGACGATGCATTCATGGTTCCCTATGCGACCGGCGGCGTGAATTTTGTGCGCGGCGGGCTGCAATACAATATTGTGGCCGAATACGCTGAGCTTGAGTACGATCTGCGCACGCTCCCCTCAATGACCACCGAGTCTGTGGTGGAGTTGATTGAGGATGAGCTTTTCGACAAGATCCTGCCGAATCTGAAGGCGCGTGCTCAGAAGGCAGAGGAGCTTTCCGGCGCACATTCGGGGGTTTTGCAGGAGCGTGTTCAGATCAAACATGAGCTTCTTGCCGCCGTGCCCGGTCTGGGAACGGCAGACGACGCCCCCATCATAGCCCTCATGAACGAGCTTTTGGGCACGAACGAGGCGCCCGAAAAGGTCACCTACGGTACGGAGGCGGGGCAATTCCAGCGCGCGGATATTGAGAGCGTGGTATGCGGCCCCGGCGATATCGCCCAAGCGCACTCCGCCAATGAATGGATTGAGCTGGAACAGGTTCGCGAATGCGAGCGCTTCTTTGAGGCAATTCTGAGGTGGGCCTCGCAGTAG
- a CDS encoding MFS transporter — translation MSTTYTARRIVWSSKSLIPMALAMIAAGFDFYVPVSAFFLESRGLSLTDIFMLESVLVASILVAEIPAGIIGDRFDRRRLVCAGFVFNAIAEILFAAGTNFSIYALSFVMSGLSIAMLTGVQDAYIYDSLGDDADAKAVGAWGHLSALMLTAGVTGSVVGSALGSVDISLPALLSAAMAVVAAVCVAFLPQQNPKTHDKHPETSWVSLKIGVKLLFTSPLLLYVAVGSSASFALFNAVYTLNQPLFAAQDVPIATWGVIAGAGQLLAAGYNYAAGRIEKRVGRKTALLLAMGYGAAGFCLMAVPHVLAVVSGFLLVVVGIHARGPITSAVTNKLIPAHRRATVLNVASSVGSLVGIVVNPLVGLGAETSTRLTVLAIGGVLLALTLTWIPIANRYLEADEDADMSEAHVS, via the coding sequence GTGAGCACCACATATACCGCACGTCGGATCGTCTGGTCGAGCAAATCCCTAATACCCATGGCGCTCGCCATGATTGCCGCCGGATTTGATTTCTATGTGCCGGTCAGCGCGTTCTTCTTGGAAAGCCGTGGGTTATCGCTTACCGATATTTTCATGCTGGAAAGTGTTTTGGTCGCTAGTATTTTGGTGGCTGAAATTCCTGCCGGGATTATTGGCGACCGTTTCGACCGCCGGAGACTTGTATGTGCCGGTTTTGTGTTCAACGCGATTGCTGAGATTCTTTTTGCAGCTGGCACAAATTTCTCCATTTATGCTCTTTCGTTTGTGATGAGTGGGCTGAGCATTGCCATGCTTACGGGGGTGCAAGACGCCTATATTTATGATTCCCTTGGTGATGATGCTGATGCGAAAGCGGTTGGCGCGTGGGGGCATCTTAGTGCCCTGATGCTCACCGCGGGGGTAACAGGTTCCGTGGTGGGTTCTGCGTTGGGGTCCGTCGATATTTCACTGCCTGCTCTGTTATCGGCGGCAATGGCTGTAGTTGCGGCAGTTTGTGTGGCGTTTTTGCCGCAGCAGAATCCGAAAACTCACGATAAACACCCTGAAACTTCGTGGGTTTCGCTAAAAATAGGTGTGAAACTACTTTTTACCTCACCGCTTCTGCTATACGTTGCGGTAGGTTCGAGTGCATCCTTTGCACTTTTCAACGCGGTGTACACGCTGAACCAGCCGCTTTTTGCCGCGCAAGATGTGCCTATTGCAACATGGGGCGTGATTGCTGGTGCCGGTCAGCTTCTTGCGGCAGGGTATAACTATGCGGCGGGGCGTATCGAGAAGCGGGTAGGGCGCAAAACCGCGCTTCTGCTGGCCATGGGGTATGGTGCCGCGGGCTTCTGCCTGATGGCGGTGCCGCATGTCCTTGCCGTGGTATCGGGGTTCTTACTCGTGGTGGTGGGTATTCACGCGCGCGGGCCGATCACCTCTGCTGTAACCAATAAACTGATTCCTGCACATCGCCGCGCCACAGTGCTGAACGTGGCAAGCTCTGTCGGGAGCCTCGTGGGTATTGTGGTGAACCCGCTCGTAGGTCTGGGTGCGGAAACGAGCACGCGCCTCACCGTGCTGGCGATCGGCGGGGTGTTGCTGGCACTAACCCTCACCTGGATTCCAATTGCTAACCGTTATTTGGAAGCAGATGAGGATGCTGACATGTCGGAAGCCCACGTTTCGTAG
- a CDS encoding hexameric tyrosine-coordinated heme protein, translating to MSQRLPAEELQGIPGGTLITETPEEGRQLAMLIARHTIHQIQPNPDALKAGRPEYAVDPDSLTAAAQVVAIEFQTIAAANNYWR from the coding sequence ATGAGTCAGCGACTTCCGGCAGAAGAACTACAGGGCATTCCCGGCGGTACTCTCATCACCGAAACCCCCGAAGAAGGGCGGCAGTTGGCGATGCTTATCGCGCGGCATACCATCCACCAGATTCAGCCTAACCCGGATGCTCTCAAAGCGGGGCGCCCGGAATACGCGGTAGACCCGGACTCGCTGACAGCTGCGGCGCAGGTGGTAGCCATCGAGTTCCAGACCATCGCGGCAGCCAACAATTACTGGCGCTAA
- a CDS encoding MIP/aquaporin family protein produces MHTISPYLAEFLGTLIMCTIGCGAIATVELRRSKGHGDNFFTIAFGWGFAVAFGVYASHPYSGGHLNPAVSVGLAAFGEFDWAKVPGYVIAQLLGAMAGAGLVYLNYLPHWKATADQKIKLGVFSTVPAIHNYFTNALSEIIGTFMLVFSALYTGVNFKPTITTGGVELSLNLNDVLKPLAFGFMVAVLVVGLGGQTGYALNPARDLGPRIMHALLPIHNKGASRWFYSWVPVFAPLVGGFMGGAFFKLYYESEFTLWVVISSACAIALLGFAYWANSHLYRAPSAEVIPQGEDTQATAARAAATYTATGSIPIIEKRTYQQ; encoded by the coding sequence GTGCACACCATCAGCCCCTACCTCGCCGAATTCCTAGGTACACTCATCATGTGCACTATCGGATGCGGCGCCATCGCCACCGTCGAGCTGCGACGCTCCAAAGGGCACGGCGATAACTTCTTCACTATCGCCTTCGGCTGGGGTTTTGCCGTAGCCTTCGGTGTCTACGCCTCACACCCGTATTCCGGCGGGCATCTGAACCCCGCGGTCTCGGTAGGGTTGGCGGCTTTTGGCGAATTTGATTGGGCTAAGGTTCCCGGGTATGTGATCGCCCAGCTTCTTGGAGCCATGGCAGGCGCAGGGCTGGTGTACCTGAACTACCTGCCGCATTGGAAGGCCACCGCCGATCAGAAAATTAAGCTCGGCGTGTTCTCCACAGTTCCCGCCATTCACAACTACTTCACGAACGCGCTCTCTGAAATTATTGGCACGTTCATGCTCGTCTTCTCGGCGCTGTACACCGGCGTGAACTTCAAGCCCACGATTACCACCGGCGGTGTGGAACTCTCCCTGAACCTCAACGATGTGCTCAAACCCCTCGCCTTCGGCTTCATGGTGGCTGTGCTCGTGGTCGGGCTAGGCGGGCAGACCGGTTACGCCCTAAACCCAGCGCGCGATCTGGGGCCGCGCATTATGCACGCTCTGCTGCCCATTCACAATAAAGGAGCCTCACGCTGGTTCTATTCGTGGGTTCCCGTCTTTGCCCCGCTTGTGGGCGGTTTTATGGGAGGAGCATTCTTCAAACTCTATTACGAGAGTGAGTTCACTCTCTGGGTTGTCATCTCGTCGGCATGCGCCATCGCGCTTTTAGGGTTCGCGTATTGGGCAAATAGCCACCTGTACCGCGCACCCAGCGCCGAGGTGATTCCACAAGGCGAAGACACCCAGGCGACGGCGGCGAGGGCTGCGGCGACCTACACCGCGACCGGTTCCATCCCGATTATCGAGAAGCGAACCTATCAGCAGTAG
- a CDS encoding VanZ family protein, with the protein MRKLLSEQMGTVSLEIICATLALFALGFLLMRTRARRAGSSLTARHYIITGIFSLFLAVVLVLTLTPIGVDDGKCHSELYYPRLYAGWSWIQAFQMLQTPGTGGATSRAFAQLFFNIGLFIPIGLFTAGCLRWGLRASALAGFGLSLFIELSQLSGNWGLVPCAYRTFDVDDIINNTVGALIGALLVLVWRRIRRRMRYRHLPDHIG; encoded by the coding sequence ATGAGGAAACTACTATCGGAGCAGATGGGGACGGTTAGTCTTGAAATCATCTGCGCTACCCTCGCTCTTTTTGCCCTCGGTTTTCTTCTGATGAGAACGCGCGCTCGCCGCGCGGGATCGTCGCTGACAGCCCGGCACTATATCATCACCGGCATATTTTCACTATTCTTGGCGGTGGTTTTGGTTCTGACCCTCACCCCCATCGGGGTGGATGATGGAAAATGCCACTCAGAGCTATACTATCCACGCCTCTATGCTGGCTGGAGCTGGATTCAAGCATTCCAGATGCTGCAAACCCCGGGAACCGGCGGCGCGACCTCGCGGGCATTCGCCCAACTCTTCTTTAACATCGGCCTGTTTATTCCTATAGGGCTGTTTACCGCCGGATGCCTGCGCTGGGGTCTGCGTGCCTCAGCCTTGGCAGGTTTCGGGCTGTCTCTCTTCATCGAACTGAGCCAGCTGAGCGGCAACTGGGGCTTGGTGCCCTGCGCATACCGCACTTTCGACGTGGACGATATTATCAACAACACCGTCGGCGCCCTGATCGGTGCGCTCCTTGTGCTTGTGTGGCGTCGGATCCGCCGTCGGATGCGCTACCGCCACCTGCCGGATCATATCGGGTAA
- a CDS encoding SDR family NAD(P)-dependent oxidoreductase — protein MATLITGASSGIGEEFTRRYAAQKHDLVLVARNKDKLNALADEMRTKHEIEVTTIPLDLSEFDAAERLWNETTRAGLEIDVLVNNAGFGTQCDVADDDPERLEKEVRLNCLAVVGITARYLSTMRERHHGTIINISSTAAFQPMPHMAVYGATKSFVLSFTEALWRETKNDGIRVLAVCPGSTDTSFFESPDGGIVVGKVGKLRSTKQVLDNTMRALKTNKPSFVDGLQNAFVARVVTRVIPTRIMLEAVERIFRR, from the coding sequence ATGGCTACTCTTATAACTGGTGCATCCTCAGGTATTGGCGAGGAATTTACTCGTCGTTATGCTGCTCAGAAGCATGATCTTGTTCTGGTGGCGCGTAATAAAGATAAGCTCAACGCTCTTGCGGATGAGATGCGTACCAAACACGAAATTGAGGTAACTACCATCCCGCTTGATCTTTCTGAGTTCGATGCTGCCGAACGCTTGTGGAATGAGACTACTAGGGCGGGCCTAGAAATTGATGTACTTGTGAATAACGCTGGATTTGGTACCCAATGTGATGTTGCGGATGACGATCCTGAACGTTTGGAAAAAGAAGTACGTTTGAACTGTTTAGCGGTTGTAGGGATCACGGCACGGTACCTATCGACGATGCGTGAACGGCACCATGGAACTATTATCAATATTTCTTCAACTGCTGCTTTTCAACCTATGCCACATATGGCAGTCTATGGTGCTACGAAATCTTTTGTACTATCTTTCACAGAGGCACTCTGGCGTGAAACAAAAAATGATGGTATCCGAGTACTTGCTGTGTGCCCCGGGTCCACAGATACTTCATTTTTTGAGAGCCCTGACGGCGGTATTGTCGTCGGTAAGGTCGGCAAGTTGCGATCCACAAAACAGGTTCTTGATAACACGATGCGCGCCCTTAAGACTAATAAGCCCAGTTTTGTGGATGGGCTACAAAATGCTTTTGTAGCACGAGTTGTTACACGAGTAATTCCCACACGTATTATGTTAGAAGCTGTTGAAAGGATTTTCCGTCGCTAG
- a CDS encoding histidine phosphatase family protein, whose translation MKILFFRHGQTHLNREQRLQGVSNPPLDSEGKDAVIESAKKIPQGVYARIYTSPLVRAQQTAELIESILNIPVHVDERLTERNLGKYEGLTQNEAMDLVRQAGVDPFSATYRPPEGGESIADMMPRTKSFLAQLHQQGEPSIVVVHGAWTQAAAAVSNKSHQSVGTAEFYEFEK comes from the coding sequence ATGAAAATCCTTTTTTTCCGTCACGGCCAAACGCATTTGAACCGAGAGCAACGTTTGCAGGGCGTAAGTAACCCTCCATTAGATTCTGAGGGGAAAGACGCCGTGATAGAGTCTGCAAAAAAAATACCGCAAGGGGTATATGCACGGATCTATACTTCGCCGTTAGTTCGTGCCCAGCAGACTGCTGAACTGATCGAGAGCATCCTTAATATTCCTGTGCATGTTGATGAACGGCTTACTGAACGCAACCTGGGAAAATATGAAGGTTTGACTCAAAATGAAGCCATGGATCTAGTGCGTCAAGCTGGTGTAGATCCATTTTCCGCTACTTATCGGCCTCCGGAAGGAGGGGAATCTATCGCTGATATGATGCCTCGTACCAAGAGCTTCTTGGCACAACTCCACCAGCAAGGTGAACCTTCCATTGTTGTGGTGCATGGTGCATGGACGCAAGCAGCAGCGGCTGTAAGCAACAAGTCTCACCAGTCTGTAGGAACCGCAGAATTTTATGAATTTGAGAAGTAG
- a CDS encoding AvrD family protein gives MTNITTAATIDEVLGESSSRFFGAIYRTAQQDISVQFTPRWDGSWGISGKASVHYVTSWGERRGKQRIPHLSTIDAVLMLAQLGRKFYDEAFQAGFCSELEIINITHVMVRAGSAPDEDLNNMPVSGELAIEDRAIQARVQIGNMYTIADYRVEAGENHANSAAIISEATPKIGLTDVVIDPAAGRATATVEIAEPINSLPGESLLVANIIACSQIGQVLMAMLDGIPREKSNTLWMRKYEGWVSESLGEDSFLKADVVSDEHLLLPVKEEKLSIYNGHGSGCNVDCEYSIAHVLPHQ, from the coding sequence ATGACGAATATAACTACGGCGGCAACGATTGACGAGGTTCTTGGAGAATCTTCATCTCGTTTTTTCGGTGCGATTTATCGCACCGCTCAGCAGGATATATCTGTTCAATTTACTCCAAGGTGGGATGGCTCATGGGGTATCTCTGGTAAGGCAAGCGTACATTATGTGACTTCCTGGGGAGAAAGACGGGGTAAGCAACGTATACCTCATTTGAGCACTATTGATGCTGTTCTCATGCTAGCTCAGCTTGGGAGAAAATTTTATGATGAGGCGTTTCAAGCTGGTTTCTGCTCTGAACTAGAAATAATCAACATTACGCATGTCATGGTTCGTGCGGGATCCGCACCCGATGAGGATCTTAACAATATGCCAGTCTCTGGCGAGCTGGCGATCGAAGATCGTGCAATCCAAGCTAGAGTGCAGATTGGCAACATGTACACAATAGCCGACTATCGAGTTGAAGCCGGTGAAAATCACGCCAACTCTGCGGCAATAATATCCGAAGCGACGCCTAAGATTGGGCTTACTGATGTGGTTATAGATCCAGCTGCGGGGCGTGCTACTGCCACCGTTGAAATAGCTGAACCTATTAATTCTCTGCCAGGAGAATCACTCCTTGTTGCGAATATTATTGCTTGTTCTCAGATTGGACAGGTTCTCATGGCAATGTTAGACGGAATCCCAAGAGAAAAGAGCAATACACTTTGGATGCGTAAGTATGAAGGTTGGGTCAGCGAAAGTTTAGGGGAAGATTCTTTTTTGAAGGCGGATGTGGTCTCTGACGAGCATCTGTTACTTCCTGTGAAAGAGGAGAAACTCAGTATCTATAACGGGCATGGTAGTGGATGCAACGTTGATTGCGAGTATTCCATAGCGCATGTTCTCCCGCATCAATAA
- a CDS encoding FAD-dependent monooxygenase, protein MKDVENFDVLIVGAGPVGLVVASELARAGVTATIIDRREKYTRHSKANVIWPRSLELLARLGLTDILARQARQVQAGKFHRDGQVIASYNFSDLVDTPYPFALTMPQPVTETAIEQHLRQSGVFVDRGTELVDLEQKDHAVEVTLRRSDGTLDQRQFAWVIGTDGSSSTVREKSNISFNGEVVPVIFTLVDAYASGLPANEAGYYFGMRGRLAIAPIGPDLFRFATSAFTPESVDSVTETLQDLLEEMNISGQVNRVRYAAQFQASVKQASTYRSGRVLLAGDAAHLSTPASGQGMNTGFQDAVALGWRLAHILLGHLDQSSLDEYDKERRSHVDGVLAWTRAQTAQVDENAQAEAPGMGMPSPRQMAQLDVCYGEDGIRIPPLPESVLRYRDGYDPAAPSVLLTPGAVYSAEQWRQEVARIRSVAPAYFQIIDLADTALEPRFTSIIGQGREAFIVRPDQHLQLRLDPCNLSADTFTELGWKR, encoded by the coding sequence GTGAAAGACGTAGAAAATTTTGATGTACTAATTGTGGGAGCAGGTCCAGTAGGACTTGTGGTAGCAAGCGAGCTGGCGAGAGCTGGTGTGACAGCCACGATCATTGATCGGCGAGAAAAATATACTCGGCATAGTAAAGCTAATGTTATTTGGCCGCGTTCTCTCGAACTTCTTGCTCGTCTTGGTCTGACTGACATTTTGGCGAGACAGGCACGCCAGGTGCAAGCGGGTAAATTTCATCGTGATGGCCAGGTTATTGCATCATATAATTTCTCAGACCTTGTGGACACTCCGTATCCTTTTGCTCTCACTATGCCGCAACCAGTAACGGAGACGGCTATTGAACAACATCTGCGACAGTCTGGTGTTTTTGTCGATCGAGGAACAGAACTTGTTGATCTCGAACAAAAAGATCATGCGGTTGAGGTAACACTTCGGCGTTCAGATGGTACGCTCGATCAGCGTCAATTTGCGTGGGTAATAGGCACTGACGGAAGCTCATCTACGGTTCGTGAGAAGTCTAATATCTCGTTCAACGGTGAAGTTGTCCCAGTTATTTTCACTCTTGTTGACGCTTATGCGAGTGGGTTACCGGCGAATGAGGCAGGCTATTATTTCGGGATGCGAGGGAGGTTGGCGATAGCTCCCATTGGTCCGGATCTTTTCCGGTTTGCGACTAGCGCATTTACACCTGAGAGTGTAGATTCTGTGACCGAAACACTACAAGATTTGCTTGAAGAAATGAATATATCAGGTCAAGTTAACCGTGTTCGGTATGCAGCGCAATTTCAGGCATCTGTGAAACAAGCTTCTACGTATAGGTCTGGACGAGTCCTCTTAGCGGGTGATGCCGCACATCTGAGTACTCCAGCATCGGGCCAGGGTATGAATACAGGGTTCCAGGATGCTGTCGCCTTGGGATGGCGTTTAGCTCATATCCTTTTGGGACACCTTGATCAAAGTTCCCTCGACGAGTATGACAAAGAGCGTCGCTCTCATGTGGATGGTGTTCTTGCTTGGACACGTGCTCAGACAGCGCAAGTCGATGAAAATGCTCAAGCGGAAGCTCCTGGTATGGGTATGCCCTCTCCACGACAGATGGCTCAGCTTGATGTTTGCTATGGGGAAGATGGTATTCGTATTCCCCCGCTGCCCGAGTCAGTTTTGCGTTATCGAGATGGATATGATCCTGCGGCTCCATCGGTTCTTTTGACACCGGGTGCTGTTTATTCCGCTGAACAATGGCGTCAAGAAGTAGCTCGCATTCGCTCAGTTGCTCCCGCTTACTTCCAGATTATTGACCTTGCAGATACTGCTTTAGAGCCGCGTTTTACCAGCATTATAGGGCAGGGCCGTGAGGCCTTTATAGTCCGTCCAGATCAACATCTCCAGCTTCGTCTTGATCCTTGTAATTTGTCTGCTGATACATTCACTGAACTGGGATGGAAGCGATAG